From Nocardia sp. NBC_00416:
AAATGGCCCCCAAAGGAAATGAACGTGTTCTACTTATCGGGGCGTGCGCCGGGGTGTCTCCCAGGCTGTCGCCAGCGGGACCAGTAGTCAGGCAAGGAGGATCGGGATGAACGAGGTCCTTACCGTGCCTTTGCGGGCCGTCGGCGGATTTTTCGAACTCACCGCATCGGTGGCCCGGGCGAGTTTCCGCCGGCCGTTCCAGATGCGCGAATTCATCGACCAGTCGTGGTTCGTCGCGCGGGTGTCCATCATGCCGACACTTCTGGTGGCCATACCCTTCACCGTGCTGGTCAGCTTCACGCTGAACATCCTGTTGCGCGAAATCGGCGCCGCCGACCTCAGCGGCGCCGGTGCGGCCTTCGGTGCGGTGACCCAGGTCGGTCCGATCGTCACCGTGCTCATCGTGGCCGGGGCCGGCGCCACCGCCATCTGCGCGGATCTCGGAGCTCGGACCATCCGGGAAGAGATCGACGCCATGAAGGTGCTCGGCATCGACCCCATCCACCGGCTGGTGGTACCCCGAGTGCTGGCGTCGATGTTCGTCGCGCTGCTGCTGAACAGCCTGGTGTGCACCATCGGCATCGTGGGCGGGTTCCTCTTCTCGGTCTATCTGCAGGATGTCAACCCGGGTGCGTTCGTCAACGGCATCACGCTGCTGACCCACCTGCCCGAACTGATCATCTCCGAAGTCAAAGCGGGCCTGTTCGGCCTGATCGCGGGGCTGGTCGCCTGTTATCTGGGTTTGAACGTCAAAGGTGGTCCCAAGAGTGTCGGTGATGCGGTGAACCAGACAGTGGTGTTCGCCTTCATGGCGCTGTTCGTGGTGAACGTCGTGGTCACCACCGTCGGCATCAAATTCTCGGTGCGGTGACACGATGTCCGCTTCGGTGATCATTCAATCCCGCTTCCCGAAGATCACGCGCCGTATCCGCCGCTTCTCCACCTCGCTGGACGAACTCGGCAAACAGGCCGTGTTCTACGGCAAGGCCATCGGCTCCATGCCGCGCGCGCTCACGCACTACCGCACCGAGACCGTCCGCCTCATCGCCGAGATCAGCATGGGCAGCGGTGCGCTCGCGGTGATCGGCGGCACGGTCGTGATCGTCGGCTTCCTGACGCTGTTCTCCGGTGGCACCATCGCCGTGCAGGGCTACAGCTCGCTCGGCAATATCGGCGTCGAGGCGCTGACCGGATTCTTCGCCGCCTTCCTCAACGTCCGCATCGCGGCACCGGTGATCTCCGGGATCGGCCTGGCCGCGACCATCGGCGCGGGTTCCACCGCCCAATTGGGCGCCATGCGGGTGGCCGAGGAGATCGACGCCCTGGAATCCATGGCCATTCGGCCGGTCCCGTACCTGGTCGGTACCCGCGTGCTCGCGGGCATGATCGCGATCGTGCCCCTGTACGCACTCGCGGTGATCGCCTCGTTCGTCGCGAGCCGGTTCGCCACCGTGGTGATCTACGGGCAGTCCGCCGGCGTCTACGACCACTACTTCTCCACGTTCTTGATTCCGAGCGACATTCTGTGGTCGTTCGCCCAGGCCATCTTCATGGCGTTGGCGGTGATGATGATCCATACGTATTACGGCTACAACGCGGCGGGCGGCCCGGTCGGGGTCGGTATCGCCGTGGGTAAGGCGGTGCGGTCCTCGCTGGTCGCGGTGGTCACGGTGACCCTGCTGATCTCGCTGGCCGTCTACGGCACCTCCGGCAACTTCAACCTTTCCGGATAGGCGCCATGACGGAACTGATGCGACCGAACAAGAAGACGCTCGGGGCGTCGAACGAAACCGCGGGGGGGTCGTCCCGCGGTGGCGAAGACCCCTGGGCACCCGTAGGAGCGAACCGGTGGACGGCCTTGCGCGCGACAGCCGGACTCAAACTGGCCGGTGTGGCCATGGTGCTGGCCGCGGTGGCGGCCGTGGTGGTCTCGCTGACCATGTTCTTCGGCGGTTTCACGCCGAGCGTCACCGTCACGGTCGTCTCCCCGCGTAGCGGGCTGGTGCTGGACCCCGACGCGAAGGTCAAGGTGCGCGGTGTGCAGATCGGCCGGGTCGCCGGTCTCGACCGCAACGCCGAGGGCACCAGCCTGCGGCTGGCGCTGAATCCGGACCTGCTTCATCTGGTCCCGGCCAACGCCACCGTCGATATCCGGTCGACCACGGTCTTCGGCGCCAAATACATCAACTTCGTGATCCCGCAGCAGCCCGACCTGAAATCACTGCAACCGGGCGCGCTGCTGGCGGCCGATCATGTCACCGTCGAGTTCAACACGCTGTTCCAGCATCTCAGCGATGTGCTGGCCGATGTGCAACCGGAGAAGTTGAACGCCACGATGACCGCGCTGGGCACCGCCCTGCAAGGCAGGGGCCAGACCCTGGGCGAGCTGCTCGTGAACAGTGACGCGTACCTCCGGCAGATCAACCCGATGCTGCCCACACTCCAGCGCGACCTGAACACCACGGCCGCGGTCGGCAATCTCTACGCGGACGTCTCCGGTGATCTGCTGCGCACCGCCGACAACGCGACGGCCAGCAGCCGGACGATCACCGAATCCGAATCCGATGTCGACTCCCTGCTGGCGAATCTCACCGGCCTCGCCGATACCACGGGCGCGGTGCTGCGCGATAACGAGGCGCAGATCGGTACCGCGCTGGACCTGCTCCGCCCGACCGGTGAGCTGCTGAACGGCTACAAAGACGCGCTGTTCTGCCTGATCGGCGGTAGCGCCAAGGCGCTGCCACTCGGTGAGGCGGTCTTCGGCGGCGGACAGGAAGGTGTCGCCCTGAACACGGGATTCATGTACGGGACCCCCCCTTACACCTATCCGAACGATCTGCCCAAGGTGAACGCGACCGGTGGACCCCAGTGCGGCGGCCTGCTCGACCGAGTGCCGGACAGCCATTCCAACTATGTCGTCACCGATACCTCCGAAGGTCATCCGTATACGCCGTCGACCACATTGAATCTGAACGCGCCCAAGGTTTTCGAGGTGCTGTTCGGTGGACTTCCGGGGGTGGGTCAGCCGTGAAGAACACCGCCACCACCGTCAAGCTCGCCATCTTCACACTGGTGATGACCCTGGTCTTCGCCGGTCTGGCAGTGGTTTTCTCGCAGGTGCGGTTCTCCAGCGAGACCGGATACAACGCGGTCTTCACCAGTGCGTCGGGCATGCTGCCGGGTGACAAGGTGCGGATCGCCGGGGTGCCGGTGGGGTCGATCGCCAAGGTGAAGGTCGACGACGACTATCACGCCCACGTCGAATTCGACGTCGACACCAAATATCGGGTGCTGACCAGCACCCGGGCCACGATCCGCTACGAGAACCTGGTCGGCGACCGCTACCTGGAACTGCTGGAGGGGCCCGGCGACGCCACCACCCTGCACAAGGGCGGCACCATCGGGCTGGACAAGACCGCACCCGCGCTGGATTTGGACATGCTGCTCGGCGGATTCAAACCGCTGCTGCGCGGTCTGGACCCGGGTCAGGTCAACGACCTGACCAACGCGCTGCTGCAGATCTTCCAGGGGCAGGGCGGCACACTCGTCGAACTGCTCAACAGCGGCGGGTCGTTCACCAGAACGCTGGCCGACCGGGACGCGCTCATCGGCAGTGTCATCGACAATCTGAACTCGGTGCTGAAAACGATCGACGATCGCGGCGACCAGTTCGCCACCACCATCGACGAACTGCATCGTCTGGTGAGCGGTCTGGCGGCCGACCGCGACCCGATCGGCGCCGCGCTGCCCAAGATCGCCGACGCCACCGCCGCGACCACCGACCTGCTGGCGCAGGCCCGGCCCGACCTCGCGGCCACCATCGCGCAGACCGGCCGGCTCGCCACCAATCTCGACAACGGTTCGGACACCGTGCAGTGGGTGCTCGACAAATTACCGGAGACCTATCGGAAGCTGATCCGGATCGGTTCCTACGGTTCGTTCCTGCAGCTGTACGTGTGCCGGACGAACATGCTGGTCGACGGTCCGGACGGGAAACCGTTGCTGGTCGAACTACCCGGTGAGCAGGCGACCGGAAGGTGCAGCGAGTAGATGAGAGAGCAATCACGCGCGGTGACCATCGGCATCGTCGGCTTGGTGCTGGCCGCGGCCGTCGCCTTGTCGGCCCTGCAATTCGAACGACTGCCGTTCATCCGCGGCGGCGCGACGTACACCGCGTACTTCGCCGACGCCGGCGGTCTGGTGACCGGCGACGATGTGGAGGTCGCGGGTGTCCGGTCGGGCAAGGTCGAAGACGTCAGCCTGGACGGCGCCCAGGTGCTGGTGCGGTTCAGCCTCGACGAATCGATCGTGCTCGGCGACAAGACCGCGGCCGCCATCAAGACCAATACGGTGCTGGGGCGCAAATCGTTGTCCGTGAGCCCGGACGGCGACGGCGCGCTGAAGGTCACCGACACCATCCCGCTCGCCCGCACCACCTCGCCGTACTCGCTCAACGAGGCGCTCGGCGATCTGGCCGGTACGGTGCAGGACCTGGATCTGCAGAAGGTGGACCAGACACTCGACGCGCTGTCCTCCGCCTTCGCCGACACCCCCGCGCCGCTGCGCTCGGCGCTGGACGGGGTCACCGCGCTGTCGCGGACCATCAACGCCCGCGACCAGGCGCTGTCGGATCTGCTGACCCGCGCCCAGAACGTCACCAAGATCCTGGCCGACCGGTCCGATGCCATCAACGCGCTGCTGGTGGACGGCAATCAGCTGCTCGGTGAGCTGGATCGGCGGCGCACGGCGATCCAGCAGATGATCGTCTACGTCAACGCGCTCGCCCAGCAGCTCTCCGGGTTGGTGCACGACAACGAAGCGCAGCTGAAACCGGCGCTGGACAAATTGAACTCGGTCCTGGACCTGCTCCAGCGCAATCGGGACAACATCAACGGCGCACTCGACGGCTTGGGACCGTTCTCCGCGGCGCTCGGCGAACAGGTCGGCAGCGGGCCCTACTTCAACGCCTACGTCGTCAACGCCAGCAGCGAGACGCTGCACCCGCTGGTGGACGCGCTGGTCTGGCCGCAGCATCTGCCCGAGTCGCTGCGCGCCTATATGTTCGAGCCCGGTCCCAAGATCGGTCCGTCCGTACAGGAGCCGCCGCGATGATGCGATCCTCCGCTGTGGCCTCCGCGGACGGCATGTCCTCGCTCGGAGGAGGCGCGACACTGCGAAACCCTTGGCTCCGCTGCGGGCTCCGCGGACCGCATGAACCCGCTCGGAGGAGAAGCTCATGAATACTTTGCGGGACAAGGTTCGGGCAATACCCGGGAAATGGGTGGCGATCGTCGCCGGGGTTGTCGTCGTGGCACTGGTCGCGGTCGGTGGCTACACCGCCTACCAGCGGATCAGCAAGAACGAGATCACCGCCTACTTCACCTCCACCAGTGGCCTGTACGCGGGCGACGAGGTACGCGTACTCGGCGTGCCGATCGGCCGGATCGACGCCATCGAGCCGGGCAAAGATCAGGTGAAGGTCACGATGTCGGTGGACAGCGGTGTCGACCTGCCCGCCGACGCGCGCGCGGTGATCATCGCCCCGTCGCTGGTGTCGGCCCGGTTCATCCAGATCGCCCCGGCCTATACCGGCGGCGACACACTGGGCGACGGCGCCGAGATCCCGATCGAACGCACCGCGGTGCCGGTCGAATGGGACGACATCAAGACCGAACTGAACAAGCTGTCCACCGCGCTCGGGCCGGTGGGCGACGACCCCCAGGGTTCCTTCGGCCGATTCGTCGACACCGCGGCCGACAACCTCGACGGCAACGGTGACGCGTTCCGCACCACCCTGCACGAACTCTCGGCCACCCTGACCACGCTGTCCGACGGCCGTACCGATCTGTTCGGCACCATCCGCAATCTGCAGAAATTCGTGGACGTGCTGTCCAAGAGCAACGATCAGATCGTGGAATTCGGCGGTCGGCTGGCTTCGGTGTCGGGTGTGCTGGCCGGGGTGTCGCAGGATCTGGGCGCCGGTTTGGACAACCTGGACATCGCACTCGACGATGTGCATCGTTTCCTGGACGGGAGCGGCGCCGAACTCACCGAAGGCGTGCAGCGGCTCGCCGATGTCACCCAGATCTTGGTCGACAAGCGACCGGAACTGGAGCAGGCGCTGCATTCGGGACCGACCGCGCTGGTGAACTTCTACCAGATCTACAAGCCCGCGCAGGGCACGCTCACCGGTGCGATCTCACTGAACAACTTCGCCGACCCGGTCAGCTTCATGTGCGGTTCGGTGCGTGCGCTCGAACAGCACGAGAGCGATACCAGCGCGGATCTGTGCGCCCAGTATCTCGCCCCGGTGCTCAGTTCGCTGGCGATGAACTACCTGCCCATCATGACCAACCCGGCCACGGGTGTGACGGCGTTCCCGAACCAGCTCCAGTACACGACCCCGGATCTGGCGGGCCGGGTGGACCCGCAGAAGGTCGGTCCGCCGGCCGCGCCCGCGCCCCCGGTGATCTCGGTTCCGGCCGGTGTGGCGGGGCTGGCTGTCCCGGGTGTCCAACTTCCCGGAATTCCGGGTCTGTCCGGAGGAGGACGATGATGCGCCGGCTGAAGCTGCGTGCACCGAGCGCCGCGCACCGGGTGGCGGCGGTGGCCGTCGGGCTGGCGCTGGCGCTGTCCGCGACGGGCTGCCAGTACGACGGGCTCAACTCGCTGCCGATGCCCGGTACCGAAGGCACCGGGGAGGGCTCCTTCGAGGTCCGCATCCAGATGCCGAACGTGACCACGCTGACCCGGAATTCGCCGGTGCGGGTCGACGACGTGGCGGTCGGCGCGGTAACCGATATCGAGGTCGAGGACTGGCACGCGCTCGTGACGGTTTCGCTGAACCGCGATGTGGTGCTGCCCGCCAACGCCACCGCCAAGATCGGTCAGACGAGCCTGCTGGGCAGCAACCATGTCGAACTGGCGCCACCGACCGATGTACCGCCGCAGGGGCGGCTCGTCGCGGGCGATCTCATCCCGCTGGACCGCGCCGGTGTCTACCCGACCACCGAGCAGGTGCTGTCCTCGCTGTCGGTGGTGCTCAACGGCGGCGGTATCTCGCAGCTGGAGAACATCACCCGCGAACTGAACAGCGCACTGGTCGGCAACGAGGACGAAGTACGGGATCTGATCCCGCAGATGAACGACCTGATCGGCAACCTCAACGCCCAGCGCGACGACATCATCGCCGCGATGGCGGGGCTGGACCGGGTGAGCGGCAAGTTCGTCGAGCAGACCGATGTGGTGGCCAAGGCGATCGAGGAGATCCATCCCGCGCTGACCGTACTGGCCGACCGGCGGCAGAACATCACCACCACGATCACCGAACTGGGTGACCTCAGTGATGTGGTGAACCGGCTGATCGCCGCCAGCGGTGACGATCTGAAAGCGAATCTGGCCAACCTGGCGCCGGTTCTGCAAACGCTGGCCGATACGGGATCCGATCTCACCGAATCGTTGAAGATCATCGCCTCCTTCCCCTTCCCGCTGAAGAACCTGGACCGGGCGATCAAGGGCGACTACCTGAACCTGTTCATGACCCTCGACCTCACCGGCGCCCGCCTGGACTCCAACTTCCTCACCGGCACCGGTCTCGGCGGCACATTCGGCGGCGTGGAGGTCGCACTCGGCCAGGTCGCCGGAGCGGCCGGGCAGCAGGGCAACCCGCTCGCGACCCCGCTGGCGCCGCCGCCCGGAACGCCCACCGACCAGCCGCAACCGACAATTCCCGGGCTGCCGCCGATTCCCGGCCTGCCCGCCATCCCCGGGCTGACGGTGCCGCTGCCCGGCCCGCAGCCGCAAGCGCAAGGGGGCGAGGGCCGGTGACGCTCACCCGATTCGTTCGAATCCAGCTGACGATCTTCGCGATCCTCACCGTGGTCGGCCTGACCATCATGGGCGGCACCTACGTGGGTGTGCCCGCCCTGCTCGGCATCGGCCGGTACGAGGTCACCTTGGAACTGGCCGCCACCGGCGGGCTCTACCAGAACGCCAATGTCGCCTTCCGCGGGACGAATGTCGGCGTGGTGCGCGAGGTGCGGCTCACCGACGAAGGAGTCGAGGCGAAGCTGTCGGTCGACAGCGATTACAAGATTCCCGCCGATTCCTCGGCGCTGGTCCGCAGCGTGTCGGCGATCGGCGAGCAGTACGTCGACCTCGTGCCCCCGGCGGATCCCGGTGACGCGAACCTTTATGACGGCAGCGTGATCCCGGTCGACCGCACCCAGCTGCCGCAGGATGTGGGAACACTGCTGGACCAGGCCGATCGTCTGCTGGCCAGTGTCGCGGACACCCGGCTGCGACAGGTCATCGACGAGGCCTTCCGGGCCTTCAACGGCGCCGGGCCGGATCTGCAGCGGTTCCTCGACTCCGCCTCGCTGCTCGTGCAGGAGGCCAACGACAACGTGGAACCGACCAAACAGCTGATCGAGCAGGTCGGTCCGCTGCTGGACACCCAGGTGAACTCCGACGCGGCGATCCGTTCGTGGACTCGCGACCTCGCGGTGGTGACCGACCAGCTGCGTGCGCACGATCCGGCGCTGCGCAGCATCCTCACCAACGGTCCGTCCGCGGTAGAGCGGGTGACCAGGCAGTTCGAGGATCTGCGGCCGACTCTGCCGCTGCTGCTGAACAACCTGGTGAGTCTGGGCCAGGTCGGCGTCACCTACCACTCCGGTCTGGAACAGATCCTGGTGGTCTACCCGCCGCTGATCGCCGCACTGCTCACCGCGGTGCGCGGCCCGATGGAATACGGCGCGCTGGTCGACTTCATGACGGTGCTCAACGATCCGCCGCCGTGCACCACCGGCTTCCTGCCGCCCGATCAGCGTCGTGAACCGACCGCGCTGGACACCCCGGACACCCCGAAGGGCCTCTACTGCAAGGTGCCGCAGGACGATAAGACCGCCGTCCGCGGTATCCGCAACACTCCGTGCATGGAATACCCCGGCCGCCGCGCTCCGACGCCCGAACTGTGCCGCACCGGGTACGTTCCGCTGGGCACCAACCCACCGTTCGGACCGCCGCAACCCGTCGCGCCGACCGAGCCTCCGGCGCCGGTGGCGCCGGCCGCCGCGCCCGACCCGGGGCCCGGTGTTGCGGGAGTACCCCCGGTACCTGCTAGTTTCTCGGGCGCAAGCACCCCAGCCGCCGCGCTCTCGTACGATCCGGCCAGCGGGGTCTACACCGGCACCGATGGACGCAGCTACCGTCAGGGTGATATCTCACCCGGCGGTTCGGGCACCGTACCCGCGGATTGGCAGGCAATGTTCGAGGAGCAGCAACAATGAGCGAGACCAAGGACCCCCGCCGTACCCGCAGGCGGGCCAGCCGGACGGCCGGCCCACCCCCGGCCGAGGAACTCGAGACCGGCGTCGTCGTTCCCGAGTCGGCCCAGCAGGCGGCCGATACCGCTGACCGGGTCGAGGCTCGCACCGAGAAGACGGAGGCTCCCGCCGCGAAGACGGCCGCCGCCGCGAAGACCGAGAAAAACACTGCCGCGACCGCGGAAACCACCGGGGCCGGATCCGAGCCCACGGAGACTGGCGGCCCGGCGGAAACCGTGCGATTGACCAAGCCCGGCACGGTCGGCGAGTCCGCAGCGGCGGAACCCGATGCCGACGATGCCGAGACGGACGTAGCGGAAACCGCCGAGACCCGGTCCGGCCGGTCGTGGAAGCGGATCGTCGCTGTCGCCGCCGCGGCGGTGCTGGTGATCGGGCTGGTCGGCGCCGCCGTGGTGTCGACGCTGGCTGTGCAGTCCACCCAGCAGCGCGACGAACGCCGTTCCGAATATGTGGCGACCGCGCGGCAGACCGTCCTCAACCTCACCACCATTCGCGCCGATACCGCCAAAGAGGATATCGACCGCATCCTCACCATGGCCTCCGGTGATTTCAAAACCGAGTTCGACGGCCGGATCGACCCCTTCACCGAGATCGTCAAACAAGCCAAGGTCGTCTCCACCGGCGAGGTCGTCGAGGCCGCCGTGGAACGGGACGACGAGAAGTCGGCGGTGATCCTGATCGCGGCCAAGCAGACCCTCACCAATGCGGGATCACAGGAGCAGCAGCAGCGGTTCTACCGATTCCGGGTGACCGTGCAGCGCGCCGACGACGGTACTTTGACCGCCTCGGACGTGAAGTTCGTGGCATGACCGGCACGCCGAACTCAGCACAGCCGGTCGCGCCGAGAGGACAGAAGATGAGCGTGCGCAACAAGATCCTGCTCGGCCTCACCGCGGTGGTGGTGGTCGCGGCGGCGGTGGTGGCCGGAATTGGCGGTTACCGCTACTGGGATTACCGGCAGTCGGAGCAGTCGCGCACCGATGCCGTGGCCGCGGCGACCCGAACGGTGTCCGCCATGTTCAGCTACGAATTCCAGACGGTGGACAAGGAACTGCCCAAAACCGCCGACAACCTGGCTCCGGATTTCAAGGCCGACTATCTCGAGTTGATCGATAAGGCAATCGTGCCGGGGGCCAAGGAGAAGGAACTGACGGTCAAGGCGAGCACTCAGGCCGGCGGGGTCGTCTCCGCGGACCGGGGTCATGCCGTGGTGCTGCTGTTCCTGAATCAGGTGACCACCAGCAAGGAGAGCCCGCAGGGCACCACCACGGGCAGCCGGGTGCGGGTCGCGCTGGACAAATCCGACGATCGGTGGCTCGTCGCCGCGGTCACCCCGATCTGACCTCCGGTCCCGGATTCGCGCGGCGCTCGGTCGAATCGGGTCAGTAAGACTGGCCGCGCGCGTAGCGGGCCCTTCGCAGGTGTCGGCCTCGGCCACGATTACGGCTCTTGTAGGTCGGCAGCTGCGAATCGCAGTTCGGGCATATGAGCCGCAGGTTCTCCCGCCGATTGTCGGTCGAGTCACCGTCGATGTGGTCGAGCACGAATACGAGCGATTGTCCGTGCCATTCGTTCCCGATCCCGCACATTGCGCAGCAGTTCTGCTGCGCCCGCGCGAGATAGTCACGTATGTAGTGACCTTGCTAGCTGCCCACGTCGGCCTCTCCGGTGGTCAGCCAATGCAGAGTCTTCACTGCGCGCTGCGCGGCTTGCTGGCATCTGGTCGTGCAATACAGCTTCTGGCTGCGCTTGATCAGTAGCGCGGAGCACCCCTGGCATTGCCTCATGGCCCGAAAGCTAGTCGGGTCCACCGACATGTCGGTGGACCCGAAACGGAGCCGCCTGTGGGACTCGAACCCACAACCTACGCATTACAAGTACGTTGCGCTGCCAGTTGCGCCAAGGCGGCGGAGCAGCCGGAGTTGCAGCCGCACGGCAGCCGATCATACGGTGCCGCTCCGGAGTTCGCGAAATGTAGAAACCCGGCCACCCGAGCTCCACGGTGCGTCACCCACCAGGGGTGTCGCACGAGAAGTGCGGAGCCTGCGACGGCCGGGCTCGTGGGGAGTCGGACTACTTGCGGGCCGCCTCGTCCGCCGCCATGGCGTCACGCAGGCTCTTGGGCCGCATATCGGTCCAGTTCTGCTCCACGTACTCCACACAGGCGGCACGGCTGTCCTCGCCGAAGACCACCCGCCAGCCGGCCGGTACTTCGGCGAAGGCCGGCCACAGGGAGTGCTGTTCTTCGTCGTTGACCAGAACGAAGAAGCGGCCGTCCTCGTCGTCGAACGGGTTGGTGCTCATTTCACCTCACTGGGGTGCTCGCGGGTTGGCTTCGGAACGGCGTGGGCCCGGCACGACGGCCCGGGACTGATCTCCGGCTACCGCGTCGCGAACCCAACGATGTGTCGACACTAGCAAGGTCGGCGTTACCTGTGGGCTCTCCCCTCACGAGGCGAAGAATTCCAGCAAGATCTTGTTCACGACGTCCGGACGTTCCAGGTAACCGTAATGCCCGGCATCGGGAACCTCCTGGTAGCGGCCGCCCGGGATGGCCTCGGCGACCTCCCTGGCCAGGTACGGCGGGATCATCCGGTCGTCCGCGAAACCCACGGCCAAACACGGCACACGGATACCGCGGTAGGCGTGCAGGCGGTCGAAATCGTGGTCCATCCGGCGCTGCGCCCGGATTCCCGGCGGCACCTTCCCGCCGGTGAACTCGAACAGGTCCAGCCAGTCCCGGGCGGTGTTCGTATCGGCCATGGTGGCCGGCGACAGGTTCATCACCGCGGTGAGCGCGGCCTCGTACTTCGCCGGCAGCTGCACGCCGCTGTCATCCATCTCGTGCTCACCGAGCGACAGCGTCTTCTGGAACTGGTCCAACCGGCCGTGCCCGGCGAGGAAGACCGCCTTACGCACCAGCTCGGGCCGGGCGAGGGCGAGTTCCTGCGCTACCCGCGCCCCCATCGAGGTACCGACGACGAGCGCCGGGCCCTCGTCCAGGAACTCGATCAGCGCGGCCGTATCGGCCACCATCTCATGGATCGTCATCCCGCCCGGGGCCTCATAGGTGGGAGCGATTCCCCGGTTGTCGAAGGTGCAGACCCGGTATCCGGCGGCGAGCAGGGCCGGCACCTGGTGCAGCTCCCACACCCGGCCCGGACTACCGGTGCCCATGATCAACACCACCAGCGGGCCGCCGCCTTTGACGTCGGTGCCCCGGGAACGGTCTCCCTTGACCTGATAGTTGATCGATATTCCGTTCACCGTGGCCAACGGCATGCTGCAGGCCCCTTCCTCATCGTTTCTGTTGCCAACGGTATCGCCCCCGCGGGCCCCGTTGTGTCACCGCGGCGGGAGCGACCACTTCACGGGACAGATACCATTGACATTTCACATACACGCGCACCTGCCGGGAGGACTGAGATGGCCGCGAAGAGCAGCGCCAACGGTATCGCCGACGACGAACTGGAACCCCTCGCCGACGAGACCGCTCGTCAGGCGCAGCGGGTCGTGGCCGCCTACGCCGCCGACGCCGACGAATGCCGGATGCTCCTGTCGATGCTGGGGATCAACCCCGGAGCTCGCACCGAATAAGCTGTGTCCGTATCCACATGACCGGGCGCCC
This genomic window contains:
- a CDS encoding MlaE family ABC transporter permease — protein: MNEVLTVPLRAVGGFFELTASVARASFRRPFQMREFIDQSWFVARVSIMPTLLVAIPFTVLVSFTLNILLREIGAADLSGAGAAFGAVTQVGPIVTVLIVAGAGATAICADLGARTIREEIDAMKVLGIDPIHRLVVPRVLASMFVALLLNSLVCTIGIVGGFLFSVYLQDVNPGAFVNGITLLTHLPELIISEVKAGLFGLIAGLVACYLGLNVKGGPKSVGDAVNQTVVFAFMALFVVNVVVTTVGIKFSVR
- a CDS encoding MlaE family ABC transporter permease, whose protein sequence is MSASVIIQSRFPKITRRIRRFSTSLDELGKQAVFYGKAIGSMPRALTHYRTETVRLIAEISMGSGALAVIGGTVVIVGFLTLFSGGTIAVQGYSSLGNIGVEALTGFFAAFLNVRIAAPVISGIGLAATIGAGSTAQLGAMRVAEEIDALESMAIRPVPYLVGTRVLAGMIAIVPLYALAVIASFVASRFATVVIYGQSAGVYDHYFSTFLIPSDILWSFAQAIFMALAVMMIHTYYGYNAAGGPVGVGIAVGKAVRSSLVAVVTVTLLISLAVYGTSGNFNLSG
- a CDS encoding MCE family protein, which produces MTELMRPNKKTLGASNETAGGSSRGGEDPWAPVGANRWTALRATAGLKLAGVAMVLAAVAAVVVSLTMFFGGFTPSVTVTVVSPRSGLVLDPDAKVKVRGVQIGRVAGLDRNAEGTSLRLALNPDLLHLVPANATVDIRSTTVFGAKYINFVIPQQPDLKSLQPGALLAADHVTVEFNTLFQHLSDVLADVQPEKLNATMTALGTALQGRGQTLGELLVNSDAYLRQINPMLPTLQRDLNTTAAVGNLYADVSGDLLRTADNATASSRTITESESDVDSLLANLTGLADTTGAVLRDNEAQIGTALDLLRPTGELLNGYKDALFCLIGGSAKALPLGEAVFGGGQEGVALNTGFMYGTPPYTYPNDLPKVNATGGPQCGGLLDRVPDSHSNYVVTDTSEGHPYTPSTTLNLNAPKVFEVLFGGLPGVGQP
- a CDS encoding MCE family protein, which encodes MKNTATTVKLAIFTLVMTLVFAGLAVVFSQVRFSSETGYNAVFTSASGMLPGDKVRIAGVPVGSIAKVKVDDDYHAHVEFDVDTKYRVLTSTRATIRYENLVGDRYLELLEGPGDATTLHKGGTIGLDKTAPALDLDMLLGGFKPLLRGLDPGQVNDLTNALLQIFQGQGGTLVELLNSGGSFTRTLADRDALIGSVIDNLNSVLKTIDDRGDQFATTIDELHRLVSGLAADRDPIGAALPKIADATAATTDLLAQARPDLAATIAQTGRLATNLDNGSDTVQWVLDKLPETYRKLIRIGSYGSFLQLYVCRTNMLVDGPDGKPLLVELPGEQATGRCSE
- a CDS encoding MCE family protein, with protein sequence MREQSRAVTIGIVGLVLAAAVALSALQFERLPFIRGGATYTAYFADAGGLVTGDDVEVAGVRSGKVEDVSLDGAQVLVRFSLDESIVLGDKTAAAIKTNTVLGRKSLSVSPDGDGALKVTDTIPLARTTSPYSLNEALGDLAGTVQDLDLQKVDQTLDALSSAFADTPAPLRSALDGVTALSRTINARDQALSDLLTRAQNVTKILADRSDAINALLVDGNQLLGELDRRRTAIQQMIVYVNALAQQLSGLVHDNEAQLKPALDKLNSVLDLLQRNRDNINGALDGLGPFSAALGEQVGSGPYFNAYVVNASSETLHPLVDALVWPQHLPESLRAYMFEPGPKIGPSVQEPPR
- a CDS encoding MCE family protein, with the protein product MNTLRDKVRAIPGKWVAIVAGVVVVALVAVGGYTAYQRISKNEITAYFTSTSGLYAGDEVRVLGVPIGRIDAIEPGKDQVKVTMSVDSGVDLPADARAVIIAPSLVSARFIQIAPAYTGGDTLGDGAEIPIERTAVPVEWDDIKTELNKLSTALGPVGDDPQGSFGRFVDTAADNLDGNGDAFRTTLHELSATLTTLSDGRTDLFGTIRNLQKFVDVLSKSNDQIVEFGGRLASVSGVLAGVSQDLGAGLDNLDIALDDVHRFLDGSGAELTEGVQRLADVTQILVDKRPELEQALHSGPTALVNFYQIYKPAQGTLTGAISLNNFADPVSFMCGSVRALEQHESDTSADLCAQYLAPVLSSLAMNYLPIMTNPATGVTAFPNQLQYTTPDLAGRVDPQKVGPPAAPAPPVISVPAGVAGLAVPGVQLPGIPGLSGGGR
- a CDS encoding MCE family protein yields the protein MMRRLKLRAPSAAHRVAAVAVGLALALSATGCQYDGLNSLPMPGTEGTGEGSFEVRIQMPNVTTLTRNSPVRVDDVAVGAVTDIEVEDWHALVTVSLNRDVVLPANATAKIGQTSLLGSNHVELAPPTDVPPQGRLVAGDLIPLDRAGVYPTTEQVLSSLSVVLNGGGISQLENITRELNSALVGNEDEVRDLIPQMNDLIGNLNAQRDDIIAAMAGLDRVSGKFVEQTDVVAKAIEEIHPALTVLADRRQNITTTITELGDLSDVVNRLIAASGDDLKANLANLAPVLQTLADTGSDLTESLKIIASFPFPLKNLDRAIKGDYLNLFMTLDLTGARLDSNFLTGTGLGGTFGGVEVALGQVAGAAGQQGNPLATPLAPPPGTPTDQPQPTIPGLPPIPGLPAIPGLTVPLPGPQPQAQGGEGR